One Legionella hackeliae DNA segment encodes these proteins:
- the tmk gene encoding dTMP kinase, protein MMTKRGRFIVVEGLEGAGKSTAIKTIKQYLESFIPDIFLTREPGGTRVGEMIRTIIKEKVDGETLDPRAELLMLYAARVQLLEQVIEPALNRGSWVLADRFELSTFAYQGGGRHLDETVISTLSKFCLKGFKPDLIVFLDIEPEKGLNRVRQRGAADRMEQESLTFFTDVYNNYQRIIKTMNNVICIDASQPMDIVQKSIITQLKTFIAHNAIA, encoded by the coding sequence ATCATGACAAAACGAGGACGTTTCATTGTTGTAGAGGGCCTTGAAGGTGCAGGAAAATCAACAGCCATCAAAACTATTAAACAGTACCTGGAAAGTTTTATCCCTGATATTTTTTTAACCCGAGAGCCAGGGGGTACTCGAGTTGGGGAAATGATAAGAACCATCATTAAAGAAAAGGTTGATGGCGAAACACTAGATCCTCGTGCTGAATTACTCATGTTGTATGCTGCAAGAGTTCAACTGCTAGAGCAAGTTATAGAGCCAGCTTTAAATAGAGGCAGCTGGGTTTTGGCTGATCGCTTTGAATTGTCAACGTTTGCTTATCAGGGTGGGGGAAGACATCTTGATGAAACAGTAATTAGCACCTTATCAAAATTCTGTTTAAAGGGGTTTAAACCTGATTTGATTGTTTTTCTTGATATTGAACCGGAAAAAGGTCTTAATCGCGTTCGACAACGCGGTGCTGCTGATAGGATGGAACAAGAGTCGCTGACATTTTTTACCGATGTTTATAATAACTACCAGCGCATCATTAAAACAATGAACAATGTAATTTGTATCGATGCTAGCCAACCAATGGATATCGTGCAAAAATCAATTATCACTCAACTTAAAACATTCATAGCTCATAATGCAATCGCTTAA